In Rhizobium sp. ZPR4, a genomic segment contains:
- a CDS encoding polysaccharide pyruvyl transferase family protein: MISNKIAGRVGYVGAFGVGNRGDDYLIQAFAAERMPDLLIGFSPLPFMSEIPFMLLEDAAGLSDIAADDIIICGGNFIWSVDQLNKMLAIAHKIKAAGGQFNIRCVHVASETVWAAPSTFIELANIADQFSVRDHASIELCADFGISVEFEQDALAKYVAANFNHFPQDRSVRRVGFNFHNWGPESINWYFEFLGTLNHLAPHPLKLTYILQCRHLTHPPSNEAALAEYLFSRFAGKIEITRNDRSLDELINHYCAQDLVISNRTHGVFIGEALGIHTVPGGIGDQKTLAVARDLKLPVFTLKENPIEAGRRLASRIW; encoded by the coding sequence ATGATTTCCAACAAGATTGCGGGTCGGGTTGGTTATGTGGGTGCATTTGGAGTGGGCAATCGCGGCGATGACTATCTCATTCAGGCGTTCGCAGCTGAACGAATGCCCGATCTTTTAATTGGATTTTCTCCGCTTCCTTTCATGTCAGAGATCCCATTTATGCTTTTGGAGGACGCTGCCGGACTTAGTGATATTGCGGCAGATGACATCATCATATGTGGAGGAAACTTCATCTGGTCCGTTGATCAGCTCAATAAAATGCTAGCCATTGCCCATAAAATCAAAGCTGCCGGTGGGCAGTTCAATATTCGATGTGTTCATGTAGCAAGCGAAACGGTTTGGGCAGCCCCCTCAACTTTTATAGAACTTGCCAATATTGCCGACCAATTTAGCGTGAGGGATCACGCATCTATAGAACTATGCGCCGATTTTGGAATCTCTGTCGAATTTGAGCAAGATGCGCTCGCTAAATATGTTGCGGCAAACTTCAATCATTTTCCCCAGGATCGTTCGGTTCGCAGGGTCGGGTTTAATTTCCACAATTGGGGGCCCGAAAGCATAAATTGGTATTTTGAGTTTCTCGGTACACTTAACCATCTAGCGCCACACCCCTTGAAATTGACATATATTCTTCAGTGTCGGCATTTGACGCATCCGCCTTCCAACGAAGCAGCTTTAGCTGAGTATTTATTCTCGCGATTTGCGGGGAAAATTGAGATAACGCGTAATGATCGCTCTTTAGACGAACTGATTAATCATTATTGCGCGCAAGACTTGGTCATTTCCAACCGAACTCATGGGGTGTTTATTGGCGAAGCTCTCGGTATCCACACGGTACCGGGCGGCATCGGTGACCAGAAGACCTTGGCGGTTGCCAGAGATCTCAAGCTTCCAGTTTTCACGTTGAAGGAAAATCCCATCGAGGCAGGGAGAAGACTAGCTTCCCGAATATGGTAA